The region ATATTACATAACTACATAGAAAAGTTGGGGTCCtatcaatataaatatttatgtacGTTAAGATTTCGAGGCTGCGAATTTAAGTGACGTGAAATCTATTCTCTTTATAAATTAGGATCGTCTCAACTCCACCACTATAGCTCCTCATTTGGAGAATATAATTGGTGAATTTGGATATGATGTAAAGTTGCAATTGAACGAGTCagctaattaaattaaaaaaaatcaaacctctaaatgtattttaatttgtttctaATAAGCTTTTCCACGAAAATAATTAGAGTCAATTCACATACATCATCAtcgttattttattttttaaattactcGTAATAAATGAAGAGGTATGAAGTAGAATACGACCACTTATTTTTTGGTTAAGTCGGGACGCCAACCATTccaactttttcttttcttttttcaagtCAAAATTTGGAATTAAATATATGAGAAAATTAGTTATACCCATTTCCTAGgcaaattaattattaaattcaaaataaacaaatcatataaatataaatgaaaagaatcttattactactaatatttttgaCTTTTTCAActtaatttgaataatttatttatttagtaataCTAGTGAAGAAGCATTTTCAAATAtagttttcaaaaaaattaaatacgaGACACGGAAACTAGAATCAATATAATTTGCATTAACACCTGCCAATAATTAGGTAATACTAATATTAGCTAACATGGACAAGACGTGTTCTTATTGAATTATTTTGAGCATTTATTTTGTTGACAAAAGTGTTCAAGAGAATAGATAATAAGGATTAGGTTCAAATTTCGCATCATTTCATCACGATTAGGAATATTAACACGCAACTTTTTGGACAGCAagctatatttatttattgaatagtTGAATATTTGTTCTTACTCTTAGTTTATCTTCTCTTTCATATTAAATCATCAACAAGAACAACATACACTCGCTCAAGTCTCAACGCCGTCGAGGACGATGAGCAACAtactttttttattcattttttcccACTTACTCATTCAcaatttttattactataaaattatataattgtgaGATTCACTCAATTAACTATTTCAATTAACATTTTGTCAAACTTGTGCCGAAAAAAGTAAAGTCTTATTTGTGGCCAGAGTGAGTATGTTTGAATAGTAGTACTAGAACGTAATTAGTTCagtttatataaaaaattttcTGCATATTTCATAAATCTAAAAAGTACTAATACTGCTGTACTACTTTATAATAAGCTATAACATGACCAAATAACACTATTTTACGAAAATTTATGTTAATATATTTGGAGGGGCCACAGCACCCCTTTCGTTGACTTTTTCATGTAAAAAATGGTAAGTCAGAAACAAACAGTAAAACAAAAAGAACACATCCTAAGAAATATTTTCAAGCTGAGAGAGACAAAGAATATTGATTTACATAAATTATGATCACCTGAATTGTTGAGAGTGTGGAGATGATCTTGTCTCTCTACTTGCAAACCACTGCACTGTTTTTGTGGCAATCGGTAGCCAAACCCTTCTCCTCCTCTCCTCCCTCACATTCACTTCTTCATGGAATCTTGGATGAACCACGATTTCGGACATGGATCTCTTTTCATCAGGATTTCGCGAGCCCGATTCAAACCCTAATTTCCTCTCCTTGTCCTCCTCCGAGGAGGAGTTGAGGAGCATGATGTCGGAGGAGCTCACGTTGCTCCACCGGCTCTTCAGCACCACTATCTTGTGGTTCAATCTATGCATCATGCTCTCCGGCatcgcctcctcctcctcctcctcctcctcaatgCAGAATCTGGAGGATCCTTGGCGGCTCTCCTCTCTCTCCACGTAGAGCTCGAGATTGGAATCCGGCGGATTCTGCAGATCGTCGGCGGTGACGTGGCGGCGGCAGAGGGGGCAGGTGGAGTTTTTCTCGAGCCACTGGTCGATGCAGGCGATGTGGAAGGCGTGGTTGCACTTGGGGAGGAGGCGGAGGACGTCTGCGTCGTCGAATTTGGCGAGGCACACGGCGCATTCGAGGCCGGCACGGGAGCCGAGGAGGGAGGAGAAGCGGAAGAAGGGGAGGGAGGAGATGAGGGATTTGTCGAGGCCGGGGGCGGAGAGGGGGAGGGtggcggcgacggcggcggtggtggagggGCGGTGGCAGAGCTTGGCgtagaggaggaggaagagggtGAGGGAGAACATGACGGTGAGCATGGAGATGACGACGGCGAGGCTGGGTTTGAAGTTGCTGATGGCGTCGGAAGTGGATCGGTGGTGGGCGGTGTCGGAGGGGGTTTGGGCGTTGGTTCGGAGGAagacgaagaagatgaagatgaagaggaagaggaa is a window of Salvia splendens isolate huo1 chromosome 3, SspV2, whole genome shotgun sequence DNA encoding:
- the LOC121796352 gene encoding E3 ubiquitin-protein ligase ATL42-like, which codes for MKISPFLFLFIFIFFVFLRTNAQTPSDTAHHRSTSDAISNFKPSLAVVISMLTVMFSLTLFLLLYAKLCHRPSTTAAVAATLPLSAPGLDKSLISSLPFFRFSSLLGSRAGLECAVCLAKFDDADVLRLLPKCNHAFHIACIDQWLEKNSTCPLCRRHVTADDLQNPPDSNLELYVEREESRQGSSRFCIEEEEEEEEAMPESMMHRLNHKIVVLKSRWSNVSSSDIMLLNSSSEEDKERKLGFESGSRNPDEKRSMSEIVVHPRFHEEVNVREERRRRVWLPIATKTVQWFASRETRSSPHSQQFR